A window of Equus caballus isolate H_3958 breed thoroughbred chromosome 10, TB-T2T, whole genome shotgun sequence contains these coding sequences:
- the WDR62 gene encoding WD repeat-containing protein 62 isoform X19, translated as MAAIGPGGFARNDAVEKLPSVMAGVSARRSQSSPPPAPPVCLRRRTRPLAAPEDTMQNRVSLEKVLGITAQNSNGLTCDPGTGHVAYLAGCVVVILNPKENKQQHIFNTARKSLSALAFSPDGKYIVTGENGHRPAVRIWDVDEKSQVAEMLGHKYGVACVAFSPNMKHIVSMGYQHDMVLNVWDWKKGILVASNKVSCRVIALSFSEDSSYFVTVGNRHVRFWFLEVSTEAKVTGTVPLVGRSGILGELHNNVFCGVACGRGRMAGNAFCVSYSGLLCQFNEKRVLEKWINLKVSLSSCLCVSQELIFCGCTDGIVRIFQAHSLHYLANLPKPHYLGVDVAQGLEPSFLFHRKAEAVYPDTVALTFDPIHQWLSCVYKDHSIYIWDVKDINKVGKMWSELFHSSYVWNVEVYPEFEDQRACLPSGSFLTCSSDNTIRFWNMDSSPDSHWQKNIFSNTLLKVVYVENDIQHLQDMSHFPDRGSENGTPLDVKAGVRVMQVSPDGQHLASGDRSGNLRIHELHFMDELVKVEAHDAEVLCLEYSKPETGLTLLASASRDRLIHVLNVEKNYNLEQTLDDHSSSITAIKFAGTRDIQMISCGADKSIYFRSAQQASDGLHFVRTHHVAEKTTLYDMDIDITQKYVAVACQDRNVRVYNTVNGKQKKCYKGSQGDEGSLLKVHVDPSGTFLATSCSDKSISVIDFYSGECIAKMFGHSEIVTSMKFTYDCRHLITVSGDSCVFIWHLGPELTNCMKQHLLEIDRREQQRQETKDGMWSSQPRQETYVSMPSETCSLSPGEQTEDELEDECEPEELLKTPSKESLDPDPQCLLTNGKLPLWAKRLLGDDDDVVDGSAFHARRSYQPHGRWAERADQEPLKTILDARDLDCYFTPMKPESLEDSLLDTVEPQSPAGLLSEPESPRDDGCGHPSFLPLQRESSEASELIIYSPEAEVTVTGTDSEDCAKEGMREPGDQQGDCYLQVPSIGLKHQSPPEELFHGSLRDVQASEAEDYFNPRLSISAQFLSRLQNTSRFSHTCPPQLPLHLGKPPEVKRSDFRGSQPRAEPPRVDAGCTSPGRTSVLSVGMAEEPLEPLEAWCPLMLPTDGKPLTPTALPTPGLAQEVCTPSTRSYLQTTASSRAKMSRSISVEDRESPVLAELPRPLRRPSSMGELASLGQDLQAVSTAAPSSDSEAQEPALPSWGNHEARASLKLTLSNICDGLLLPPPLLEPPTTCVWSQEPVATQPDVMAATASFLAHSPMDGSTLRLHNSAFLPRLPAPEPLNTPAHPNKPPLPEASPGAPGSITSLLEPTPDAPSLLQGSPRRWGEPGMPAPLELSSVETIVHRLQTTFQEALDLYHLVVSSDQVSAEQRQARTELASTFHWIHCQLEANDWLLGTDVAPDQALPSPGPPSPPTLCPLASPDLHALLEHYSELLVQAVRRKARGD; from the exons GTGTCACTCGAGAAGGTGCTCGGCATCACAGCTCAGAACAGCAATGGCCTAACCTGTGACCCCGGCACAGGCCACGTGGCCTACCTGGCAGG ctgtgtggtGGTGATTTTGAACCCCAAGGAGAACAAGCAGCAGCACATTTTTAATACTGCCAG GAAGTCTCTGAGTGCTCTGGCCTTCTCCCCTGATGGGAAGTACATAGTGACGGGGGAG AACGGGCACAGGCCTGCCGTGCGCATCTGGGACGTGGATGAGAAGAGTCAGGTGGCAGAGATGCTGGGCCACAAATACGGCGTGGCCTGTGTGGCCTTCTCCCCCAACATGAAGCACATCGTGTCCATGGGCTACCAGCACGATATGGTGCTCAACGTCTGGGACTGGAAG AAAGGCATTTTGGTGGCTTCCAACAAGGTCTCATGCAGAGTTATCGCCCTCTCCTTCTCCGAGGACAGCAGCTATTTTGTCACCGTTGGGAACCGGCATGTGAGGTTCTGGTTCTTGGAAGTCTCCACTGAGGCAAAG GTGACGGGCACGGTGCCCCTCGTGGGGCGCTCAGGCATCCTGGGTGAGCTGCACAACAACGTCTTCTGTGGTGTGGCTTGTGGCCGGGGCCGGATGGCAGGCAATGCCTTCTGTGTGTCCTACTCGGGCCTCCTCTGCCAGTTCAACGAGAAGAGGGTACTAGAGAAGTGGATCAACCTAAAG GTCTCCTTGTCTTCCTGCCTCTGTGTCAGCCAGGAGCTCATCTTCTGCGGCTGCACAGATGGGATAGTCCGCATCTTCCAGGCCCACAGCCTGCACTACCTCGCCAACCTGCCCAAGCCACACTACCTCGGGGTGGACGTGGCGCAGGGCCTGGAGCCCAG CTTCCTCTTCCACAGGAAGGCAGAAGCAGTCTACCCAGATACAGTGGCGCTGACCTTCGACCCCATCCACCAGTGGCTGTCCTGCGTGTATAAAGACCACAGCATCTACATCTGGGATGTCAAAGACATCAACAAAGTAGGCAAGATGTGGTCGGAGCTCTTCCACAGCTCCTACGTCTGGAATGTGGAG GTGTATCCTGAGTTTGAAGATCAGAGAGCTTGTCTGCCATCAGGATCTTTTCTGACTTGTTCCTCAGACAACACCATCCGCTTCTGGAACATGGATAGCAGCCCTGACTCTCACTGGCAGAAAAACATCTTCAGTAAT ACCCTGCTGAAGGTAGTGTATGTGGAGAACGACATccagcacctgcaggacatgtcCCACTTCCCAGACCGAGGGAGCGAGAATGGGACACCTCTGGACGTGAAGGCCGGGGTGCGAGTCATGCAGGTCAGTCCTGACGGCCAGCACTTGGCTTCAGGCGACCGAAGTGGAAATCTGAG GATCCACGAGCTGCACTTCATGGACGAGCTGGTCAAGGTGGAGGCCCACGACGCCGAGGTGCTGTGCCTGGAGTACTCCAAGCCCGAGACGG GGCTGACCTTGCTGGCCTCAGCCAGTCGGGACCGACTGATCCACGTGCTGAACGTGGAGAAGAACTACAACCTGGAGCAGACCCTGGACGACCACTCCTCCTCCATCACAGCCATCAAGTTCGCTG GCACCAGAGACATCCAGATGATCAGCTGTGGGGCTGACAAGAGCATCTACTTTCGCAGTGCCCAGCAG GCCTCGGATGGACTACACTTTGTCCGTACCCACCACGTAGCAGAGAAGACCACCTTGTATGACATGGACATTGACATCACCCAGAAGTATGTGGCTGTGGCCTGCCAAGACCGCAATGTAAG AGTCTACAACACGGTGAACGGGAAGCAGAAGAAGTGCTATAAGGGCTCCCAGGGTGACGAGGGCTCCCTGCTGAAG GTCCACGTGGACCCCTCAGGCACCTTCCTGGCCACAAGCTGCTCTGACAAAAGCATCTCCGTGATCGACTTTTACTCGGGCGAGTGCATTGCCAAGATGTTTGGCCATTCAG AAATCGTCACCAGCATGAAGTTCACCTATGACTGTCGTCACTTGATCACAGTGTCTGGAGACAG CTGCGTGTTCATCTGGCACCTGGGCCCGGAGCTCACCAACTGCATGAAGCAGCACTTGCTGGAGATCGACCGCCGGGAGCAGCAGCGGCAGGAAACGAAGGACGGGATGTGGAGCAGCCAGCCCAG GCAGGAGACATATGTATCCATGCCCAGCGAGACATGCTCCCTAAGCCCTGGAGAACAGACGGAGGATGAGCTGGAAGACGAGTGTGAACCTGAAGAGTTGCTGAAGACACCGTCCAAGGAGAGCTTGGATCCAG ATCCTCAGTGCCTGCTGACCAACGGCAAGCTGCCACTCTGGGCAAAGCGGCTG CTAGGAGATGACGATGATGTGGTGGATGGCTCAGCCTTCCATGCCAGGCGCAGCTACCAGCCGCATGGCCGCTGGGCAGAGCGGGCTGACCAGGAGCCCCTCAAGACCATCCTGGATGCCCGGGACCTGGATTGCTACTTTACCCCCATGAAGCCCGAGAGCCTGGAGGACTCCCTTCTGGATACAGTGGAGCCACAGAGCCCGGCGGGCCTGCTGAGCGAG CCCGAGAGTCCCCGGGACGATGGCTGTGGgcatccctccttcctgcccctacAGAGGGAGTCCTCTGAGGCCAGCGAGCTCATCATCTACTCCCCAGAGGCGGAGGTGACGGTCACAGGGACAGACAG CGAGGACTGTGCGAAGGAGGGGATGAGGGAGCCCGGAGACCAGCAAGGCGACTGCTACCTCCAGGTCCCCTCCATCGGCTTGAAGCATCAGAGCCCACCTGAGG AGCTCTTCCACGGATCCCTGAGGGACGTGCAGGCCTCTGAGGCTGAGGACTACTTCAATCCCCGGCTGAGCATCTCGGCCCAGTTCCTCTCCCGCCTCCAGAACACATCCAG GTTCAGCCACACCTGCCCTCCCCAGCTGCCCCTGCACCTTGGGAAGCCCCCAGAGGTCAAACGGTCAGACTTCAGAGGGAGCCAGCCCAGAGCAGAGCCCCCAAGAGTGGATGCTGGTTGCACCTCCCCGGGCAGGACCAGT GTTCTCTCTGTGGGGATGGCTGAGGAGCCCCTCGAGCCCCTGGAGGCCTGGTGCCCACTGA TGCTGCCCACAGACGGGAAGCCTCTGACGCCCACAGCCCTACCCACTCCAGGCCTGGCTCAGGAGGTCTGCACCCCCTCCACCCGCTCCTACCTGCAGACCACTGCCAGCTCCCGTGCCAAGATGTCACGTAGCATCTCTGTCGAGGACAGGGAGAGCCCTGTCCTGGCTGAGCTGCCAAGACCCCTCCGCAGACCCTCGTCCATGGGGGAGCTGGCCTCCCTGGGCCAGGATCTCCAGGCTGTCAGCACAGCAGCACCCAGTTCTGACAGCGAGGCCCAAgagcctgccctgccctcctggggcaaCCATGAGGCCCGAGCCAGCCTGAAACTGACCCTGTCGAACATATGTGATGGGCTcttgctgcccccacccctgctggAGCCTCCTACCACGTGCGTCTGGTCCCAGGAACCTGTAGCCACCCAGCCTGATGTCATGGCCGCAACAGCCAGCTTCCTGGCCCATAGCCCCATGGATGGGAGCACCCTGAGGCTCCACAACTCCGCCTTTCTCCCAAGGCTTCCAGCCCCTGAGCCCCTCAACACCCCTGCCCACCCCAACAAGCCCCCGCTTCCAGAGGCCAGTCCTGGGGCCCCTGGCAGCATCACCTCCCTCCTGGAGCCCACTCCTG atGCGCCCAGTCTACTGCAGGGCAGCCCCAGACGGTGGGGGGAGCCTGGGATGCCGGCTCCCCTTGAGCTGAGCAGTGTGGAGACCATTGTGCACAGACTGCAGACTACCTTCCAGGAAGCTCTGGACCTTTACCACCTG GTGGTCTCCAGTGACCAGGTGAGCGCTGAGCAGCGGCAGGCCCGGACTGAGCTGGCCTCCACCTTCCACTGGATCCACTGCCAGTTAGAGGCCAATGACTGGCTGCTTGGAACTGATGTGGCCCCAGACCAGGCCCTGCCTAGCCCAGGGCCCCCTTCCCCCCCTACATTGTGCCCCCTTGCCAGCCCCGATTTGCACGCCCTGCTGGAACACTACTCGGAGCTGCTGGTGCAGGCTGTGCGGAGGAAGGCCCGGGGGGACTGA
- the WDR62 gene encoding WD repeat-containing protein 62 isoform X23, translating to MAAIGPGGFARNDAVEKLPSVMAGVSARRSQSSPPPAPPVCLRRRTRPLAAPEDTMQNRVSLEKVLGITAQNSNGLTCDPGTGHVAYLAGCVVVILNPKENKQQHIFNTARKSLSALAFSPDGKYIVTGENGHRPAVRIWDVDEKSQVAEMLGHKYGVACVAFSPNMKHIVSMGYQHDMVLNVWDWKKGILVASNKVSCRVIALSFSEDSSYFVTVGNRHVRFWFLEVSTEAKVTGTVPLVGRSGILGELHNNVFCGVACGRGRMAGNAFCVSYSGLLCQFNEKRVLEKWINLKVSLSSCLCVSQELIFCGCTDGIVRIFQAHSLHYLANLPKPHYLGVDVAQGLEPSFLFHRKAEAVYPDTVALTFDPIHQWLSCVYKDHSIYIWDVKDINKVGKMWSELFHSSYVWNVEVYPEFEDQRACLPSGSFLTCSSDNTIRFWNMDSSPDSHWQKNIFSNTLLKVVYVENDIQHLQDMSHFPDRGSENGTPLDVKAGVRVMQVSPDGQHLASGDRSGNLRIHELHFMDELVKVEAHDAEVLCLEYSKPETGLTLLASASRDRLIHVLNVEKNYNLEQTLDDHSSSITAIKFAGTRDIQMISCGADKSIYFRSAQQASDGLHFVRTHHVAEKTTLYDMDIDITQKYVAVACQDRNVRVYNTVNGKQKKCYKGSQGDEGSLLKVHVDPSGTFLATSCSDKSISVIDFYSGECIAKMFGHSEIVTSMKFTYDCRHLITVSGDSCVFIWHLGPELTNCMKQHLLEIDRREQQRQETKDGMWSSQPRQETYVSMPSETCSLSPGEQTEDELEDECEPEELLKTPSKESLDPDPQCLLTNGKLPLWAKRLLGDDDDVVDGSAFHARRSYQPHGRWAERADQEPLKTILDARDLDCYFTPMKPESLEDSLLDTVEPQSPAGLLSERESSEASELIIYSPEAEVTVTGTDSEDCAKEGMREPGDQQGDCYLQVPSIGLKHQSPPEDSGESEANLECSFATIHSSPPQPDPDPRFDVPMPPTPGCPGTAEELSQPEVPSISNGSLPQTPEQEKFLRHHFETLTDAPPEELFHGSLRDVQASEAEDYFNPRLSISAQFLSRLQNTSRFSHTCPPQLPLHLGKPPEVKRSDFRGSQPRAEPPRVDAGCTSPGRTSVLSVGMAEEPLEPLEAWCPLNAPSLLQGSPRRWGEPGMPAPLELSSVETIVHRLQTTFQEALDLYHLVVSSDQVSAEQRQARTELASTFHWIHCQLEANDWLLGTDVAPDQALPSPGPPSPPTLCPLASPDLHALLEHYSELLVQAVRRKARGD from the exons GTGTCACTCGAGAAGGTGCTCGGCATCACAGCTCAGAACAGCAATGGCCTAACCTGTGACCCCGGCACAGGCCACGTGGCCTACCTGGCAGG ctgtgtggtGGTGATTTTGAACCCCAAGGAGAACAAGCAGCAGCACATTTTTAATACTGCCAG GAAGTCTCTGAGTGCTCTGGCCTTCTCCCCTGATGGGAAGTACATAGTGACGGGGGAG AACGGGCACAGGCCTGCCGTGCGCATCTGGGACGTGGATGAGAAGAGTCAGGTGGCAGAGATGCTGGGCCACAAATACGGCGTGGCCTGTGTGGCCTTCTCCCCCAACATGAAGCACATCGTGTCCATGGGCTACCAGCACGATATGGTGCTCAACGTCTGGGACTGGAAG AAAGGCATTTTGGTGGCTTCCAACAAGGTCTCATGCAGAGTTATCGCCCTCTCCTTCTCCGAGGACAGCAGCTATTTTGTCACCGTTGGGAACCGGCATGTGAGGTTCTGGTTCTTGGAAGTCTCCACTGAGGCAAAG GTGACGGGCACGGTGCCCCTCGTGGGGCGCTCAGGCATCCTGGGTGAGCTGCACAACAACGTCTTCTGTGGTGTGGCTTGTGGCCGGGGCCGGATGGCAGGCAATGCCTTCTGTGTGTCCTACTCGGGCCTCCTCTGCCAGTTCAACGAGAAGAGGGTACTAGAGAAGTGGATCAACCTAAAG GTCTCCTTGTCTTCCTGCCTCTGTGTCAGCCAGGAGCTCATCTTCTGCGGCTGCACAGATGGGATAGTCCGCATCTTCCAGGCCCACAGCCTGCACTACCTCGCCAACCTGCCCAAGCCACACTACCTCGGGGTGGACGTGGCGCAGGGCCTGGAGCCCAG CTTCCTCTTCCACAGGAAGGCAGAAGCAGTCTACCCAGATACAGTGGCGCTGACCTTCGACCCCATCCACCAGTGGCTGTCCTGCGTGTATAAAGACCACAGCATCTACATCTGGGATGTCAAAGACATCAACAAAGTAGGCAAGATGTGGTCGGAGCTCTTCCACAGCTCCTACGTCTGGAATGTGGAG GTGTATCCTGAGTTTGAAGATCAGAGAGCTTGTCTGCCATCAGGATCTTTTCTGACTTGTTCCTCAGACAACACCATCCGCTTCTGGAACATGGATAGCAGCCCTGACTCTCACTGGCAGAAAAACATCTTCAGTAAT ACCCTGCTGAAGGTAGTGTATGTGGAGAACGACATccagcacctgcaggacatgtcCCACTTCCCAGACCGAGGGAGCGAGAATGGGACACCTCTGGACGTGAAGGCCGGGGTGCGAGTCATGCAGGTCAGTCCTGACGGCCAGCACTTGGCTTCAGGCGACCGAAGTGGAAATCTGAG GATCCACGAGCTGCACTTCATGGACGAGCTGGTCAAGGTGGAGGCCCACGACGCCGAGGTGCTGTGCCTGGAGTACTCCAAGCCCGAGACGG GGCTGACCTTGCTGGCCTCAGCCAGTCGGGACCGACTGATCCACGTGCTGAACGTGGAGAAGAACTACAACCTGGAGCAGACCCTGGACGACCACTCCTCCTCCATCACAGCCATCAAGTTCGCTG GCACCAGAGACATCCAGATGATCAGCTGTGGGGCTGACAAGAGCATCTACTTTCGCAGTGCCCAGCAG GCCTCGGATGGACTACACTTTGTCCGTACCCACCACGTAGCAGAGAAGACCACCTTGTATGACATGGACATTGACATCACCCAGAAGTATGTGGCTGTGGCCTGCCAAGACCGCAATGTAAG AGTCTACAACACGGTGAACGGGAAGCAGAAGAAGTGCTATAAGGGCTCCCAGGGTGACGAGGGCTCCCTGCTGAAG GTCCACGTGGACCCCTCAGGCACCTTCCTGGCCACAAGCTGCTCTGACAAAAGCATCTCCGTGATCGACTTTTACTCGGGCGAGTGCATTGCCAAGATGTTTGGCCATTCAG AAATCGTCACCAGCATGAAGTTCACCTATGACTGTCGTCACTTGATCACAGTGTCTGGAGACAG CTGCGTGTTCATCTGGCACCTGGGCCCGGAGCTCACCAACTGCATGAAGCAGCACTTGCTGGAGATCGACCGCCGGGAGCAGCAGCGGCAGGAAACGAAGGACGGGATGTGGAGCAGCCAGCCCAG GCAGGAGACATATGTATCCATGCCCAGCGAGACATGCTCCCTAAGCCCTGGAGAACAGACGGAGGATGAGCTGGAAGACGAGTGTGAACCTGAAGAGTTGCTGAAGACACCGTCCAAGGAGAGCTTGGATCCAG ATCCTCAGTGCCTGCTGACCAACGGCAAGCTGCCACTCTGGGCAAAGCGGCTG CTAGGAGATGACGATGATGTGGTGGATGGCTCAGCCTTCCATGCCAGGCGCAGCTACCAGCCGCATGGCCGCTGGGCAGAGCGGGCTGACCAGGAGCCCCTCAAGACCATCCTGGATGCCCGGGACCTGGATTGCTACTTTACCCCCATGAAGCCCGAGAGCCTGGAGGACTCCCTTCTGGATACAGTGGAGCCACAGAGCCCGGCGGGCCTGCTGAGCGAG AGGGAGTCCTCTGAGGCCAGCGAGCTCATCATCTACTCCCCAGAGGCGGAGGTGACGGTCACAGGGACAGACAG CGAGGACTGTGCGAAGGAGGGGATGAGGGAGCCCGGAGACCAGCAAGGCGACTGCTACCTCCAGGTCCCCTCCATCGGCTTGAAGCATCAGAGCCCACCTGAGG ACTCAGGGGAGTCAGAGGCCAACTTGGAGTGCAGCTTCGCCACCATCCACTCCTCCCCTCCACAGCCGGACCCAGACCCTCGATTTGACGTGCCAATGCCCCCAACACCAG GATGCCCAGGTACCGCAGAAGAGTTGTCCCAGCCCGAAGTGCCAAGCATTTCCAACGGCTCCCTGCCCCAGACCCCTGAGCAGGAGAAATTCCTCCGCCACCACTTCGAGACACTTACTGACGCCCCCCCTGAGG AGCTCTTCCACGGATCCCTGAGGGACGTGCAGGCCTCTGAGGCTGAGGACTACTTCAATCCCCGGCTGAGCATCTCGGCCCAGTTCCTCTCCCGCCTCCAGAACACATCCAG GTTCAGCCACACCTGCCCTCCCCAGCTGCCCCTGCACCTTGGGAAGCCCCCAGAGGTCAAACGGTCAGACTTCAGAGGGAGCCAGCCCAGAGCAGAGCCCCCAAGAGTGGATGCTGGTTGCACCTCCCCGGGCAGGACCAGT GTTCTCTCTGTGGGGATGGCTGAGGAGCCCCTCGAGCCCCTGGAGGCCTGGTGCCCACTGA atGCGCCCAGTCTACTGCAGGGCAGCCCCAGACGGTGGGGGGAGCCTGGGATGCCGGCTCCCCTTGAGCTGAGCAGTGTGGAGACCATTGTGCACAGACTGCAGACTACCTTCCAGGAAGCTCTGGACCTTTACCACCTG GTGGTCTCCAGTGACCAGGTGAGCGCTGAGCAGCGGCAGGCCCGGACTGAGCTGGCCTCCACCTTCCACTGGATCCACTGCCAGTTAGAGGCCAATGACTGGCTGCTTGGAACTGATGTGGCCCCAGACCAGGCCCTGCCTAGCCCAGGGCCCCCTTCCCCCCCTACATTGTGCCCCCTTGCCAGCCCCGATTTGCACGCCCTGCTGGAACACTACTCGGAGCTGCTGGTGCAGGCTGTGCGGAGGAAGGCCCGGGGGGACTGA